One segment of Trypanosoma brucei brucei TREU927 chromosome 8, complete sequence DNA contains the following:
- a CDS encoding small GTP-binding protein Rab1, putative → MSTEYDHLFKLLLIGDSGVGKSCLLLRFADDSYTESYISTIGVDFKIRTLDIDGKVIKLQIWDTAGQERFRTITSSYYRGAHGIIIVYDTTDMESFNNVKTWLSEIDKFASENVNKLLVGNKCDLVTKKAVDTQMAQEFADSLGIPFLETSAKESSNVETAFIEMAKNIKKRVAAQGANSGATAGGRPLLTGNNRPATNSGGQKSGCC, encoded by the coding sequence ATGTCTACAGAGTACGATCACCTTTTTAAGCTGTTGCTCATTGGCGATAGCGGTGTGGGAAAGTCGTGTCTCCTTCTCCGTTTTGCGGACGACAGCTACACGGAGAGTTACATCAGCACCATCGGTGTGGACTTTAAAATTCGCACACTGGATATTGATGGTAAAGTTATTAAATTACAAATTTGGGATACTGCCGGCCAGGAGCGCTTCCGTACCATCACCAGTAGTTACTACCGCGGGGCACACGGcattattattgtgtatGATACTACCGATATGGAGAGTTTCAACAACGTAAAAACTTGGCTTTCTGAAATTGACAAGTTTGCCAGTGAGAATGTGAACAAGCTGCTAGTCGGCAATAAATGTGACCTCGTTACGAAGAAGGCCGTTGACACGCAGATGGCACAGGAATTTGCTGACAGCCTCGGGATTCCCTTCCTGGAGACAAGTGCTAAAGAATCCTCCAACGTGGAGACGGCTTTCATTGAGATGGCAAAAAATATTAAGAAACGTGTGGCTGCTCAGGGAGCCAACAGCGGCGCAACTGCTGGTGGAAGGCCATTACTAACCGGTAATAACCGCCCAGCAACCAACAGCGGAGGTCAAAAGAGTGGATGTtgctaa